In one window of Euwallacea fornicatus isolate EFF26 chromosome 19, ASM4011564v1, whole genome shotgun sequence DNA:
- the LOC136345422 gene encoding mpv17-like protein 2 codes for MFVIHRCLKCLKNCHRPLTRDISVSPPKLSPIRTFHTLVFGKYLLHTNIISSGVLMWLGDLCQQEIEYRQRKILKRYDYGRMTRMFLVGLGLGPIHHYYYLYIAKIMPKRDLSTVLIKIGLDQFFMSPVCIAAFFYSMGMMEMKRLEQMNDEVLAKFVDVYVVDWCVWVPTQFINFYFVPVKYQVFYINAVTMLYNVFLSYIKHVDAEHFLQEEGLHEKLSMSILQTSEGKTL; via the exons ATGTTCGTTATACATCGTTGCCTAAAATGCCTAAAAAACTGCCACAGACCTCTGACTCGAGATATATCAGTTTCACCCCCCAAATTGAGCCCCATTCGTACCTTCCACACGCTAGTTTTTGGTAAATACTTGTTGCACACTAATATTATAAGTTCCGGTGTTCTTATGTGGCTGGGCGACCTCTGCCAGCAAGAAATTGAGTACAGGCAAAGAAAAATCTTGAAACGCTATGATTATGGTCGAATGA CTAGAATGTTCCTTGTGGGATTGGGCCTAGGCCCCATACACCACTATTACTATTTGTACATAGCAAAAATTATGCCTAAAAGGGATCTATCAACAGTATTGATTAAAATTGGATTGGACCAATTCTTTATGTCCCCAGTGTGCATTGCTGCATTCTTTTATAGTATGGGAATGATGGAGATGAAGCGTTTGGAGCAGATGAATGATGAAGTTCTAGCTAAGTTTGTAGATGTTTATGTT GTAGATTGGTGTGTGTGGGTGCCCACTCAGTTTATCAATTTCTACTTTGTACCTGTGAAATACCaagttttttacattaatgCAGTAACAATGCTTTACAATGTGTTTTTGTCCTATATTAAGCATGTTGATGCGGAACATTTCCTTCAAGAAGAGGGTCTGCATGAGAAGCTCTCCATGAGTATATTACAGACCAGTGAAGGTAAGACATTATAA